A region of Micromonospora chokoriensis DNA encodes the following proteins:
- the sigB gene encoding RNA polymerase sigma factor SigB has product MVLQMTEHRTRPATTTDTDGTSEVLTDLDATDERGISTDLVRAYLNGIGRTKLLNAAQEVDLARRIEAGLFADEKLATCTPVSAELRADLELIVAEGRAAKDHLLEANLRLVVSIAKRYTGRGMAFLDLIQEGNLGLIRAVEKFDYAKGYKFSTYATWWIRQAITRAMADQARTIRIPVHMVEQVNRMVRARRELAVTLGREPTVAEVARALEIPEIQVIELISYDREPVSLDQAVGDDGESALGDFVASVDPRTEPGDAAAQGELRNEVSVVLATLSQREQAVIRLRFGLDDGRQRTLDEVGREFGLSRERIRQIEKVTLLKLRAPERAQRLEAYAC; this is encoded by the coding sequence ATGGTCCTGCAGATGACGGAACACCGGACGCGTCCGGCCACCACGACCGACACCGACGGGACCTCCGAGGTCCTCACCGACCTGGACGCCACCGACGAGCGTGGCATCTCCACCGACCTGGTCCGGGCGTACCTCAACGGGATCGGTCGGACGAAGCTGCTGAACGCCGCGCAGGAGGTCGACCTGGCCCGGCGTATCGAGGCCGGGTTGTTCGCCGACGAGAAGCTCGCGACCTGCACCCCGGTCTCCGCCGAACTGAGGGCCGACCTGGAGCTCATCGTCGCGGAGGGCCGGGCCGCGAAGGACCACCTGTTGGAGGCGAACCTGCGGCTGGTGGTCAGCATCGCGAAGCGCTACACCGGTCGCGGTATGGCGTTCCTGGACCTCATCCAGGAGGGCAACCTCGGTCTGATCCGCGCGGTGGAGAAGTTCGACTACGCCAAGGGCTACAAGTTCTCCACGTACGCGACCTGGTGGATCCGGCAGGCGATCACCCGGGCGATGGCCGACCAGGCCCGCACCATCCGCATCCCGGTGCACATGGTCGAGCAGGTCAACCGGATGGTCCGTGCCCGCCGCGAGCTGGCGGTGACGCTGGGTCGCGAACCCACTGTCGCCGAGGTCGCCCGCGCCCTGGAGATCCCCGAGATCCAGGTCATCGAGCTGATCTCCTACGACCGGGAGCCGGTCAGCCTGGACCAGGCCGTCGGCGACGACGGCGAGAGCGCCCTCGGTGACTTCGTGGCCTCGGTGGATCCGCGTACCGAGCCGGGTGACGCCGCCGCCCAGGGTGAGCTGCGCAACGAGGTCAGCGTCGTGCTGGCCACCCTGTCCCAGCGGGAGCAGGCGGTCATCCGGCTCCGGTTCGGTCTGGACGACGGCCGGCAGCGCACGCTGGACGAGGTCGGCCGGGAGTTCGGCCTGTCCCGGGAGCGGATCCGGCAGATCGAGAAGGTGACGCTGCTGAAGCTGCGCGCACCGGAGCGGGCCCAGCGCCTGGAGGCGTACGCCTGCTGA
- a CDS encoding bifunctional acetate--CoA ligase family protein/GNAT family N-acetyltransferase yields the protein MTTVDQPVDVLLSDGSTVQLRPIDPADAPGIVAMHSRFSERTRYLRYFSPYPRIPERDLIRFVTVDHRDREAFVVLAAGQIVAVGRYERLGPQAPEAEVAFVVEDAYQGRGIGSVLMEHLADAARRNDIMSFVAEVLPANGTMLRVFADFGYQVQREYADGVVHLSFPIAPTEATLEVQRGREHRTEARSIARLLAPRGIAVYGASATGQGVGAAVLGHLRDGGFTGAVVPVHPSASTVAGLPAYPSAVDAGTPVDLAVVAVPPEAATAVVADAAEAGAHGLVVISAGFAEARAEGAATQRALVRAAHAAGMRVIGPNCLGVANTDPTVRLNATLSPALPPPGRVGIFSQSGAFGVALLAEADRRGLGLSSFVSAGNRADVSGNDLLQYWQDDSGTDVIMLYLETFGNPRKFARLARRIGRAKPVVALASPARPVGVGDTAGPDEVAVAALFAQSGVIRVDTVPELLDVGVLLANQPLPVGGRVGVVGNSSALTGLAATACVGQGLTVADGYPRDVGPSAGAAEFAAALAETAADDRVDALVVVFAPPLPGQSTAVDADVTDALPAALALGKPTVATFLVGRLPPGVPAYGGVEEAVRALARVHRYAEWLRRPPGIAPELPGVDRAAAQAALRADGTDPGALLAAYGIDVVASATVDSADAAVDAAARLGFPVALKAAAPGLRHRLDLGAVRLDLPDEPTVRRAYAELAATFGAEALVQPMVPPGVACVVEVVEDPAFGPVVGFGLGGVATELLGDRAWRAVPLTDTDAAELVDEPRAAPLLRGHRGAAPVDRPALADLLLRVGQLADEQPRVRSLTLNPVLARPGGISVLHAQVRVGGVAARPDTGPRRL from the coding sequence GTGACGACCGTGGACCAGCCGGTGGACGTGCTGCTCAGCGACGGCAGCACCGTCCAGTTGCGACCGATCGACCCGGCCGACGCGCCGGGCATCGTGGCGATGCACAGCCGCTTCTCCGAGCGCACCCGCTACCTGCGCTACTTCTCGCCGTACCCGCGCATCCCGGAGCGGGATCTGATCCGTTTCGTCACCGTCGACCACCGCGACCGGGAGGCGTTCGTGGTGCTGGCCGCCGGGCAGATCGTCGCGGTCGGCCGGTACGAGCGGCTGGGCCCGCAGGCCCCGGAGGCGGAGGTGGCCTTCGTGGTGGAGGACGCCTACCAGGGCCGGGGCATCGGCTCGGTGCTGATGGAGCACCTGGCCGACGCGGCCCGCCGCAACGACATCATGAGCTTCGTCGCCGAGGTGTTGCCCGCCAACGGGACGATGCTGCGCGTCTTCGCCGACTTCGGCTACCAGGTCCAGCGCGAGTACGCCGACGGTGTGGTGCACCTGAGCTTCCCGATCGCGCCCACCGAGGCGACCCTGGAGGTGCAACGCGGCCGGGAGCACCGCACCGAGGCCCGCTCGATCGCCCGGCTGCTCGCCCCTCGGGGCATCGCCGTCTACGGTGCCAGCGCCACCGGTCAGGGCGTCGGCGCGGCGGTCCTCGGGCACCTGCGCGACGGCGGTTTCACCGGCGCTGTGGTGCCCGTGCACCCGAGCGCGTCGACGGTGGCGGGCCTGCCCGCGTACCCCTCGGCTGTCGACGCCGGCACGCCGGTGGACCTGGCGGTGGTGGCGGTTCCGCCGGAGGCGGCGACCGCCGTGGTCGCCGACGCGGCCGAGGCGGGGGCGCACGGCCTGGTGGTCATCTCGGCCGGCTTCGCCGAGGCCAGGGCGGAGGGCGCGGCCACGCAACGGGCGCTGGTCCGCGCGGCCCACGCCGCGGGCATGCGGGTGATCGGCCCGAACTGTCTGGGCGTGGCCAACACCGACCCGACGGTACGCCTCAACGCCACCCTCTCCCCGGCACTGCCGCCGCCCGGCCGGGTGGGCATCTTCAGCCAGTCCGGCGCGTTCGGGGTGGCGTTGCTCGCTGAGGCGGACCGGCGTGGCCTCGGGCTGTCGAGTTTCGTGTCGGCCGGTAACCGGGCCGACGTCTCCGGCAACGACCTGCTTCAGTATTGGCAGGACGACAGCGGCACCGACGTGATCATGTTGTACCTGGAGACCTTCGGTAACCCGCGCAAGTTCGCCCGGCTGGCCCGGCGGATCGGTCGCGCCAAACCGGTCGTCGCGCTCGCCTCGCCGGCCCGCCCGGTCGGGGTCGGTGACACCGCCGGGCCGGACGAGGTGGCGGTGGCCGCCCTCTTCGCCCAGTCCGGGGTGATCCGGGTGGACACCGTGCCGGAGCTGCTCGACGTGGGTGTGCTGCTGGCCAACCAGCCGTTGCCGGTGGGTGGACGGGTCGGCGTGGTCGGCAACTCCTCGGCCCTCACCGGGCTCGCCGCCACCGCCTGCGTCGGGCAGGGCCTCACCGTGGCCGACGGTTATCCGCGCGACGTCGGGCCGAGCGCCGGTGCCGCCGAGTTCGCCGCCGCTCTCGCCGAGACGGCCGCCGACGATCGGGTGGACGCCCTGGTGGTGGTCTTCGCGCCGCCGCTGCCCGGGCAGTCGACCGCTGTGGACGCCGACGTGACCGACGCGCTACCGGCCGCTCTGGCACTGGGTAAGCCGACAGTGGCGACGTTCCTGGTCGGACGGCTGCCGCCGGGCGTGCCCGCGTACGGCGGCGTGGAGGAGGCGGTCCGCGCCCTCGCCCGGGTGCACCGGTACGCCGAGTGGCTACGCCGGCCGCCCGGGATCGCACCCGAGCTGCCCGGCGTCGACCGGGCCGCCGCGCAGGCCGCGCTCCGCGCCGACGGCACCGACCCGGGTGCGCTGCTGGCCGCGTACGGCATCGACGTGGTGGCCTCGGCGACCGTCGACTCGGCCGACGCGGCGGTCGACGCGGCGGCGCGGCTGGGCTTCCCGGTGGCGCTCAAGGCGGCCGCCCCCGGTTTGCGGCACCGGCTCGACCTCGGCGCGGTCCGGCTCGACCTGCCCGACGAGCCGACAGTCCGTCGCGCGTACGCCGAGCTGGCCGCGACCTTCGGAGCGGAGGCGCTGGTCCAGCCGATGGTGCCGCCCGGCGTGGCCTGCGTGGTGGAGGTGGTGGAGGATCCGGCGTTCGGGCCGGTGGTCGGCTTCGGCCTCGGCGGGGTCGCCACCGAGTTGCTGGGCGATCGGGCCTGGCGGGCGGTTCCGCTGACCGACACCGACGCGGCCGAACTGGTCGACGAGCCCCGGGCGGCGCCGTTGCTGCGCGGGCACCGGGGTGCCGCGCCGGTCGACCGGCCGGCCCTGGCGGACCTGCTGTTGCGGGTGGGTCAGCTCGCCGACGAGCAGCCCCGGGTGCGCTCGTTGACCCTCAATCCGGTGCTGGCCCGCCCGGGCGGCATCTCCGTCCTGCACGCCCAGGTGCGGGTGGGCGGCGTCGCCGCCCGCCCGGACACCGGCCCGCGCCGACTCTGA
- a CDS encoding sporulation protein: MVFKRLRQAMGVGGPSVETVLTDPNCRPGGQLDGRIQVVGGDHQVDIDQVSLGLVTRVEVESGGDDYDTTQEFHRQQITGAFRLEPGQRHDIPFRFAVPWETPVTELYGQHLRGMTMGLRTEVEVARAVDKGDLDAVSVHPLPAQERLLDALLRLGFRFARADVERGHIYGVRQTLPFYQEIEFNPAPQYARSINQLEVTFVADAQQMQVVLEVDKRGGVFSEGRDAFGRFTVDHATADRTDWTAELDNWLRQSLTRRGLFS, from the coding sequence GTGGTCTTCAAGCGGCTCAGGCAGGCGATGGGCGTCGGCGGCCCGTCGGTGGAGACGGTGTTGACGGATCCGAACTGCCGCCCGGGCGGCCAGTTGGACGGGCGCATCCAGGTGGTCGGCGGCGACCACCAGGTCGACATCGACCAGGTGAGCCTCGGCCTGGTCACCCGGGTCGAGGTGGAGAGCGGCGGCGACGACTACGACACCACCCAGGAGTTCCACCGCCAGCAGATCACCGGCGCGTTCCGGCTGGAGCCGGGGCAACGCCACGACATCCCGTTCCGCTTCGCCGTGCCGTGGGAGACCCCGGTCACCGAGCTGTACGGGCAGCACCTGCGCGGCATGACGATGGGTCTGCGTACCGAGGTGGAGGTCGCCCGCGCTGTCGACAAGGGTGACCTCGACGCCGTGTCGGTGCACCCACTGCCCGCGCAGGAGCGACTGCTGGACGCGTTGCTGCGACTGGGCTTCCGGTTCGCCCGTGCCGATGTGGAACGGGGGCACATCTACGGCGTACGGCAGACGTTGCCGTTCTACCAGGAGATCGAGTTCAACCCGGCGCCGCAGTACGCCCGCTCGATCAACCAGTTGGAGGTCACCTTCGTCGCCGACGCGCAGCAGATGCAGGTGGTCCTGGAGGTCGACAAGCGCGGCGGCGTCTTCAGTGAGGGCCGGGATGCCTTCGGCCGGTTCACTGTGGACCACGCCACCGCCGACCGCACCGACTGGACCGCCGAGCTGGACAACTGGCTCCGCCAGTCCCTGACCCGCCGAGGCCTCTTCTCCTAA
- a CDS encoding FAD-dependent oxidoreductase, whose protein sequence is MKRAVIVGAGIAGLATALRLAQDGWHPLVVEQSATRRSSGYLVNLLGTGYDAAERLGLVAALSERALGPFTTVLVRADGRPKLTVPAAVAEAALGPRTMTVFRGDLETALYEAVRDQVEIRFGTTVSTIDSTDDRVRLTLSDGTTQDADLLVGADGVHSATRTATVGPDHRVDLPYVVAAFPLAHPVRDVPESSATTFIGPGRTAAIVNLGPGRSSAFFTYRCADPARELARGPVDAIHATFGDLAGGVPDAIRHLQTNPGGAYFDRVSQVDSARWSTGRTVLLGDAAWCVTLFAGHGAALALAGADQLGAALRRHGDDVPSALADWETGLRPEVVKRQALARRGMHQYAPPSRFHVWMNDLSIRAVTLPGVRGLVRRGIERQNR, encoded by the coding sequence ATGAAACGAGCGGTGATCGTCGGTGCCGGTATAGCCGGCCTCGCCACGGCCCTACGGCTGGCTCAGGACGGGTGGCATCCCCTCGTCGTCGAGCAGTCGGCGACCCGGCGCAGCAGTGGGTACCTGGTCAACCTGCTCGGGACCGGCTATGACGCGGCCGAGCGGCTCGGGCTGGTTGCGGCTCTGTCCGAGCGCGCGTTGGGTCCGTTCACCACGGTGCTGGTGAGAGCGGACGGCCGACCCAAACTCACGGTCCCCGCCGCCGTCGCCGAGGCCGCGCTGGGTCCACGGACCATGACGGTTTTCCGCGGTGACCTCGAAACCGCCCTCTACGAAGCGGTACGCGACCAGGTCGAGATCCGCTTCGGCACCACCGTGTCCACGATCGACTCCACCGACGACCGGGTGCGGCTCACCCTCAGCGACGGCACCACCCAGGACGCCGACCTGCTCGTCGGCGCCGACGGCGTCCACTCCGCGACCCGGACGGCGACCGTCGGCCCCGACCACCGGGTCGATCTGCCGTACGTGGTGGCGGCGTTCCCGCTGGCGCATCCGGTGAGGGATGTGCCCGAGTCGTCGGCGACGACCTTCATCGGCCCGGGTCGCACCGCGGCCATCGTCAACCTCGGGCCCGGCCGATCATCGGCCTTCTTCACCTACCGATGCGCGGATCCGGCCCGGGAGCTGGCACGCGGACCGGTGGACGCCATCCACGCGACGTTCGGAGACCTGGCCGGGGGAGTACCCGACGCGATTCGCCACCTTCAGACGAATCCGGGCGGCGCGTACTTCGACCGGGTCAGCCAGGTCGACAGTGCACGGTGGAGCACGGGTCGCACGGTGCTGCTCGGCGACGCGGCCTGGTGCGTCACCCTCTTCGCCGGACACGGCGCCGCGTTGGCGCTGGCCGGTGCCGACCAGCTCGGCGCCGCCCTGCGACGGCACGGCGACGATGTCCCGTCCGCTCTGGCGGACTGGGAGACCGGCCTACGCCCGGAGGTGGTCAAGCGGCAGGCGCTCGCCCGCCGTGGCATGCACCAGTACGCGCCACCGAGCCGCTTCCACGTCTGGATGAACGACCTCTCGATCCGAGCGGTCACCCTCCCCGGCGTCCGTGGGCTCGTCCGGCGCGGCATCGAACGGCAGAACCGCTGA
- a CDS encoding DUF2332 domain-containing protein — protein MTTIEQYVDFAVREARGTSPAYERLAQAVAHDSDLLTLLDEVPPAKRQPNLLFGVVRWLGGPVGDPAAFHDYVLTHWPAVKAELLTRATQTNETGRCAVLLPVLAALPQPLALLEVGASAGLGLYPDRYAYRYGEHQVGAGKPVLECAASGLVPPADVPRVVWRAGLDLNPLDVTDPDDVSWLDALIWPEHAHRRARLRAAAAVAAADPPLLVRGDLVDDLPALAARAPADATLVVFHTSVLYQVPPPRRDAFVRLVGELPGHWIANEAPEVLRYDGLPDPPSDALHNVLALDGRPLAWTRGHGQAMTWFG, from the coding sequence GTGACGACCATCGAGCAGTACGTCGACTTCGCCGTCCGGGAGGCGCGCGGCACGTCACCGGCGTACGAACGACTGGCGCAGGCCGTTGCCCACGACAGCGACCTGCTCACCCTGCTCGACGAGGTCCCGCCGGCCAAGCGGCAGCCGAACCTGTTGTTCGGCGTCGTCCGCTGGCTCGGCGGCCCGGTCGGCGACCCGGCCGCGTTCCACGACTACGTGTTGACGCACTGGCCCGCCGTCAAGGCGGAGCTGCTCACCCGGGCCACCCAGACGAACGAGACCGGCCGGTGTGCGGTGCTGCTACCGGTGCTCGCCGCGCTGCCACAGCCCCTCGCCCTGCTGGAGGTCGGCGCGTCCGCCGGGCTCGGCCTCTACCCCGACCGGTACGCGTACCGCTACGGGGAGCACCAGGTCGGTGCCGGTAAGCCGGTCCTGGAGTGCGCGGCCAGCGGGTTGGTGCCGCCGGCAGACGTACCCCGGGTGGTGTGGCGGGCCGGCCTCGACCTGAACCCGCTCGACGTGACCGACCCCGACGACGTGTCGTGGCTCGATGCGTTGATCTGGCCGGAGCACGCGCACCGGCGGGCCCGGCTGCGCGCGGCGGCGGCGGTCGCTGCGGCCGATCCGCCGCTGCTGGTCCGTGGTGATCTGGTGGACGACCTGCCGGCGCTGGCGGCCCGCGCGCCGGCTGACGCGACGCTCGTGGTCTTCCACACGTCAGTGCTGTACCAGGTGCCGCCACCACGCCGGGACGCGTTCGTCCGGCTGGTCGGCGAGCTGCCCGGTCACTGGATCGCGAACGAGGCGCCGGAGGTGCTGCGGTACGACGGGTTGCCCGACCCGCCGAGCGACGCGCTGCACAACGTCCTCGCCCTGGACGGCCGCCCGCTGGCCTGGACCAGGGGCCACGGCCAGGCGATGACCTGGTTCGGCTGA
- a CDS encoding TetR/AcrR family transcriptional regulator, producing MPRGVPIADPRQHLFAAAERLIATAGPGHLTSRAVTGEAGVATGLLFAHFANVDDFLVGYAVDRCFQIAGTAAGLSGRAGTGTVAGNLSETMLATPLITLRGVTRLMACRPALATEVEAVLGTGSAALQSLERAAADYLDAERRLGRLPAGIDTESLALAVVGVLHRVALIDGTDAEANARIEHTVTALAEGFPAVTS from the coding sequence ATGCCACGCGGAGTTCCCATCGCCGACCCACGGCAGCACCTCTTCGCCGCCGCCGAGCGCCTGATCGCCACCGCCGGCCCGGGCCACCTCACCAGCCGGGCCGTGACCGGCGAGGCCGGCGTCGCCACCGGCCTGCTCTTCGCCCACTTCGCGAACGTCGACGACTTCCTGGTGGGTTACGCCGTCGACCGGTGCTTCCAGATCGCCGGCACCGCGGCTGGCCTGTCCGGCCGCGCCGGCACCGGCACCGTCGCCGGGAACCTCAGCGAGACGATGCTCGCGACCCCGCTGATCACCCTGCGGGGCGTCACCCGGCTGATGGCCTGCCGCCCGGCGTTGGCCACTGAGGTCGAGGCGGTGTTGGGCACCGGCAGCGCCGCACTGCAGAGCCTCGAACGCGCAGCCGCCGACTACCTGGACGCTGAGCGACGGCTCGGACGGCTACCTGCGGGCATCGACACCGAGTCGCTGGCACTGGCCGTGGTGGGCGTGCTGCACCGGGTCGCCCTCATCGACGGAACCGATGCGGAGGCGAACGCACGGATCGAGCACACCGTCACCGCCCTGGCCGAGGGTTTCCCGGCCGTCACCTCCTGA
- a CDS encoding sulfurtransferase → MSGPQEPLVEVDRLAAALDDVDPPTLLDVRWRLVGAPGRDDYLAGHLPGAVFVDLDTALCGPPGAGGRHPLPDPAALQAALRAAGVRADHPVVVYDGGDGLAAARAWWTLRWAGHRSVRVLHGGYPAWVAAGLPVSTDAQSPTPGDIEVRPGGLPVLDAGQAATLAAMDDAVLLDVRAAPRYRGEAEPIDPVAGHVPGAVNLPAGEYVGPNGRFPAADVLTERFAAAGVTGARTVGAYCGSGVTAAQAVLALHLAGRTDAALYVGSWSNWVADPARPVAVGETPGR, encoded by the coding sequence ATGTCCGGTCCCCAGGAGCCGTTGGTCGAGGTCGACCGGCTCGCCGCCGCGCTCGACGACGTCGACCCGCCCACTCTGCTCGACGTTCGCTGGCGGCTCGTCGGCGCGCCCGGCCGCGACGACTACCTCGCCGGCCACCTGCCCGGCGCGGTCTTCGTCGACCTGGACACCGCGCTCTGCGGTCCGCCGGGCGCGGGAGGTCGACACCCGTTGCCCGACCCGGCCGCGTTGCAGGCCGCGCTCCGGGCTGCCGGCGTCCGCGCCGATCACCCCGTGGTGGTGTACGACGGCGGCGACGGCCTGGCCGCCGCACGGGCGTGGTGGACGTTGCGCTGGGCGGGGCACCGGTCGGTGCGGGTGCTGCACGGCGGTTACCCGGCCTGGGTCGCCGCCGGTCTGCCCGTCTCCACCGACGCGCAGTCCCCGACTCCCGGCGACATCGAGGTGCGACCCGGTGGGCTTCCGGTGCTCGACGCGGGGCAGGCCGCCACCCTGGCCGCCATGGACGACGCCGTGCTGCTCGACGTCCGGGCGGCTCCCCGCTACCGGGGCGAGGCGGAGCCGATCGACCCCGTCGCCGGGCACGTGCCGGGCGCGGTCAACCTGCCGGCCGGCGAGTACGTCGGCCCGAACGGGCGCTTCCCGGCCGCCGACGTGTTGACCGAGCGGTTCGCCGCCGCCGGGGTGACCGGAGCGCGGACCGTCGGGGCGTACTGCGGCTCCGGGGTGACCGCCGCGCAGGCCGTGCTGGCGCTGCACCTGGCCGGCCGCACCGACGCGGCGCTCTACGTTGGATCGTGGAGCAACTGGGTGGCCGATCCGGCTCGTCCGGTCGCCGTCGGGGAGACACCTGGCCGTTGA
- a CDS encoding DUF5522 domain-containing protein codes for MTGERKPLAGRPLTEPHPSRLSPVHPDRARILAAHDAALAAGEAGYLDPASGLFVLSAGFLARRGTCCGRGCRHCPYVDDPPSG; via the coding sequence GTGACCGGAGAGCGGAAACCCCTGGCCGGTCGGCCGCTCACCGAGCCGCACCCGTCCCGGCTGTCGCCCGTGCATCCCGACCGGGCCCGGATCCTCGCCGCGCACGACGCCGCGCTCGCCGCCGGCGAGGCCGGTTACCTCGACCCGGCGAGCGGGTTGTTCGTGCTCAGCGCCGGCTTCCTGGCCCGTCGGGGCACGTGCTGCGGGCGGGGTTGCCGACACTGCCCGTACGTGGACGATCCACCGTCCGGATAG
- a CDS encoding metal-dependent transcriptional regulator, producing the protein MKSHDLVDTTEMYLRTILELEEEGVPPLRARIAERLRQSGPTVSQTVARMERDGLLTVEGDRHLTLTALGRGTAVSVMRKHRLAELLLVNVIGMPYEEAHEEACRWEHVMSDAVEKRVYDLLNRPTRSPYGNPIPGLEELGSPEAEATEVAESERNLAFPGLSGPVVVRRICESVQTDGDVLRQLHAAGVDPGATVTVAQERDGVSIDRSGDRVRLPREVASRVFVAAN; encoded by the coding sequence ATGAAGTCTCACGACCTGGTCGACACGACCGAAATGTACCTGCGCACCATCCTCGAACTCGAAGAGGAGGGGGTGCCGCCGCTGCGTGCCCGCATCGCCGAGCGGCTACGGCAGAGCGGTCCCACAGTGAGTCAGACCGTCGCCCGGATGGAGCGCGACGGCCTGCTCACCGTCGAAGGTGACCGACACCTCACCCTCACCGCGCTGGGTCGCGGCACCGCCGTGTCCGTGATGCGCAAGCACCGCCTCGCCGAGCTGCTGCTGGTCAACGTCATCGGGATGCCCTACGAGGAGGCCCACGAGGAGGCCTGCCGCTGGGAGCACGTGATGAGCGACGCCGTGGAGAAGCGGGTCTACGACCTGCTCAACCGGCCGACCCGCTCCCCGTACGGCAACCCGATCCCGGGTCTGGAAGAGCTGGGCTCACCGGAGGCGGAAGCCACCGAGGTCGCCGAGAGTGAGCGCAACCTGGCCTTCCCGGGCCTCTCCGGGCCGGTCGTGGTCCGCCGGATCTGCGAGAGCGTGCAGACCGACGGTGACGTGCTGCGTCAACTGCACGCCGCCGGTGTCGACCCGGGCGCCACGGTGACAGTGGCACAGGAGCGCGACGGAGTGTCCATCGACCGCTCCGGGGACCGGGTACGGCTGCCCCGCGAGGTCGCCTCGCGGGTCTTCGTCGCCGCCAACTGA
- a CDS encoding acetoin utilization protein AcuC: MSDDTVVVWDESLLAYDMGDHPLDPVRVELTVALARELGVLDRPGVRVVKPEIADDSLLTRVHDSAYLAAVRAAPRDPLFAGYGLGTSDNPVFEGMHESSALIAGATVAAAEAVWRGEARRAVNVAGGLHHAMPARASGFCVYNDPAVAIARLLDLGAERIAYVDVDVHHGDGVQQIFWDDPRVLTVSLHETPLALFPGTGFPDETGGPGAQGTAVNMPLPPGVDDSAWQRAFHAIVPSVLRAFRPQVLVTQCGADGHRLDPLADLNLTVDGQRATYLAMRALADELCDGRWVATGGGGYALVEVVPRAWSHLLAVATGDPVDPATLTPLAWRELVASRRLGREVPLRMTDDADPSYEPWQPTGEPNAVDRAIAATRKTVFPLLGLDPHDPRD; this comes from the coding sequence ATGTCCGACGACACGGTGGTGGTGTGGGACGAGTCGCTGCTCGCCTACGACATGGGCGACCATCCGCTCGATCCGGTCCGGGTGGAGTTGACGGTGGCGCTGGCCCGCGAGTTGGGCGTCCTGGACCGTCCCGGGGTGCGCGTGGTCAAGCCGGAGATCGCCGACGACTCGCTGCTCACCCGGGTGCACGACAGTGCCTACCTGGCCGCGGTGCGGGCCGCGCCCCGTGATCCGCTCTTCGCCGGTTACGGGCTGGGCACGTCGGACAACCCGGTGTTCGAGGGGATGCACGAGTCCAGCGCGTTGATCGCCGGGGCGACGGTGGCCGCCGCCGAGGCGGTCTGGCGAGGGGAGGCGCGGCGGGCGGTGAACGTGGCCGGCGGCCTGCACCACGCGATGCCCGCCCGGGCCTCCGGCTTCTGTGTCTACAACGACCCCGCGGTGGCGATCGCCCGCCTGCTCGACCTGGGTGCCGAGCGGATCGCGTACGTCGATGTCGACGTGCACCACGGCGACGGGGTGCAGCAGATCTTCTGGGACGACCCGAGGGTGCTGACGGTCAGCCTGCACGAGACCCCGCTGGCGCTCTTCCCGGGCACCGGTTTCCCCGACGAGACGGGCGGGCCGGGCGCGCAGGGCACCGCCGTCAACATGCCGTTGCCCCCGGGTGTCGACGACAGCGCCTGGCAGCGGGCCTTCCACGCGATCGTGCCGTCGGTGCTGCGCGCGTTCCGGCCGCAGGTGCTGGTCACCCAGTGCGGCGCGGACGGGCACCGACTGGACCCGCTCGCCGACCTGAATTTGACGGTGGACGGGCAGCGGGCGACCTACCTGGCGATGCGGGCGCTCGCCGACGAGCTGTGCGACGGCCGTTGGGTGGCTACCGGCGGCGGGGGGTACGCGCTGGTCGAGGTGGTGCCCCGGGCCTGGAGCCACCTGCTCGCCGTGGCCACCGGTGACCCGGTCGACCCCGCCACGCTGACCCCGCTCGCCTGGCGTGAGTTGGTCGCCAGCCGACGTCTGGGCCGGGAGGTGCCGTTGCGGATGACCGACGACGCCGACCCGTCGTACGAGCCGTGGCAGCCGACCGGCGAGCCCAACGCGGTGGACCGGGCGATCGCGGCCACCCGCAAGACGGTCTTCCCGTTGCTCGGGCTCGACCCGCACGATCCGCGGGACTGA
- the dtd gene encoding D-aminoacyl-tRNA deacylase gives MRAVVQTVARASVTVDDEVVGAIENGLLVLLGVTHTDTGETAQTMARKVRELRILDGERSAVDTGAPILVVSQFTLYGDARKGRRPSWTAAAPAEVAEPLVTAVVDALRDRGAKVETGRFRAHMLVESVNVGPQTLLLDL, from the coding sequence ATGCGGGCCGTGGTGCAGACCGTCGCGCGGGCCAGCGTGACAGTCGACGACGAGGTGGTCGGCGCGATCGAGAACGGCCTGCTCGTGCTGCTCGGGGTGACCCACACCGACACCGGCGAGACCGCTCAGACGATGGCCCGCAAGGTGCGCGAGCTGCGCATCCTGGACGGCGAGCGGTCCGCCGTCGACACCGGCGCGCCGATCCTGGTTGTCAGTCAGTTCACCCTCTACGGCGACGCCCGCAAGGGACGCCGTCCGAGCTGGACGGCGGCCGCCCCCGCCGAGGTCGCCGAACCACTGGTGACCGCTGTGGTAGACGCCCTACGCGACCGAGGAGCGAAGGTGGAGACCGGCCGCTTCCGCGCCCACATGCTCGTGGAAAGCGTCAACGTAGGCCCCCAAACCCTCCTCCTGGACCTCTAA